In the Salvia splendens isolate huo1 chromosome 16, SspV2, whole genome shotgun sequence genome, TCTGATTATACCCCGAGTATCCATCTAAGAAACAATAGTGAGAATAATCCGCAATCCTATCAAGCAACTGATCCAGAAAGGGCAACGGAAAGTGATCTTTTCTTGTTGCCTTGTTCAGTCTTCTGTAGTCCatgcaaactctccatgagTTTACCAATCGAGTTGCTaacacttcattcttttcattgaCAGTCACGGTTATTCCTCCTTTCTTCGGTACATATTGCACCGGgctaacccactcactatcggaaATATGATAAATCATCCCAAACTTCAACAGTTTCTTCACTTCCTTTTCCACCACTTCTTGCATAAGCGGGTTCAACCTCCTTTGTCTCTCTCTTACCGGCTTAGCTCCATCTTCCATCAAGATTTTATGCATACAGATTGAGGGGCTAATTCCTTTGATGTCGGAAATGGACCATCCTAGAGCTTTCTTGTGTAACTTCAGTAGCTCTATTAATTTTGATTCCTCTTCATCATTCAACATAGCCGATACCACAACCGGTAAGGTTTCATCCTCACCAAGGAAGGCGTATTTCAGATTTgtcgggagtggcttcaattcAAGCTTTGGTGGTACTTCAATTGAAGGTTTTACATCCGCCACCAAAGTATCCACAATACACTCATTCTCGAGACTTGGTTCATCAACTTGAGAATCTTCTATTTCATCAAAATCGACTTTAAGTGTCGAACCATAGTCTCTCTCCAAACTCCCTTTGTCATATACACTTCCTTCTATTCTTGCCGAGCAACACATCTTGTCAAATATGCACTTATCAAGGACATCAACTCTAAAGCACGCTTTTCCATCATTAGGGTGCTTCATTGCCTTTTCTACATTAATGGTCACttgctcaccattaattctGAACGTGACAGAGTTGTCTTTAGCTCCAAGCAACACATCCCCCGTGGCGAGGAACGGTCTACCAAATAGAATCGGTACCTCTTTGTCCTCCGGCATGTCCAAGACTATGAAATCAACGGGGATGACATATTTATCAACCTTGACCAAGACATCATCTACTATTCCAGTGGGCTTCACGATGGAATGATCAGCCAATTGTAGAGCAATGTCAATGGGTTCCATCCTTTCCTCTAATCCAATGGCTCTAGCAGTTTTCAAAGCCATAAGTGAGATCCCCGATCCTTGATCtaataggcattttgtgaagaTTGTATTCCCGATCTCACAAGGAATCACACAACTTCTGGGGTCCCTCTTCTTCATTGGCATCATTCCCGAAATCAGTTGtgagcaattcatgctcaaagcCACTATCCCCTCGTCTTATAGTTTCTCCTTGTTTGCCATCATGTCCTTGAAGAACTTGGAGAACTTGGGGAAGTTAGTGAAGAGATCCACCAATGATACATCCACATTTATTTTTCGGATCACGTTCATCATCCACTCAAAGCTTTTCTCTTTTGGagccctcttcttcctcttgggtGGATATGGTGGAGGAGGAATATGATCGGGGAAGTTGAACTTGCTTTTCGGATCTAGTGCTGGACTTGTCCTCATCTGTCTCTTTGATTTCATTTCCACTATCTTCTTGCCTTTCTCTTATGCTAAACACTTTTCACTTGCATCGGATTCTTCACCATATCCCTTGCTGCCGgatgcagcctgttcttgaccatgttgggccccctgcaccaacgcgggacttcccttacatgcctcgtccgcccctgcgtgcgaggaatgcaagcctaacatctcatccgcccctgcgtgtgagatgccggaagtaccttggcCGTCCATTAATGGTGTTGAATCCAACTCTCTACCACTTCTCAAAGTCACCACTTTGCACTGTTCATTACCTCTCGGATTGGGCACTGTATTACTTGGGATGGTATTAGGAATCCTTGTGTGTGATGCTGTAGCAAGCTGCCCGATTTGAGTCTCGAGATTCCTCATTGTGGCATCGATCTGCCCAAACTTTTCCACCGTCTTATCTTTGAAGTTCTCATTCTCTTTTTGGCTCTTAGTCATGAAAGAGAGAATCTGTCCCAATTGATCCTCGACCgatggcttcttctcataacccggAGGTTGAGTGTTGTTCCTCCATTGATTACCCGAACTGTTGCTAGGACCGGCTTGATTCCAAGTTGCTTGTTGAGGCCGCCAATTCTGCTGATTGTTGTATTGGTTGCCTTGGTTGAACCCTTGGCGATTGTTACCGATGTAGTTCACATCCTCCACTGGTGGTCCTTGAAGACTTGGACATTGATCAGTATGATGTCCACCTTGACACAACCCACACTTCATAACGGTCACTGCTTGAGGTTGAGGAGTAAGTTGATGAGATTTCACTGCTTTCGTCATTGAAGACATCTGGGTGCTAATGTCCGCCAATTGAGCCTCTATAGGTGTCACTCTTTCCCCATCTTTGGTGGCACCGAATGTATCTCCTACCTTCTCAGCCGCTCTTCTTGGATTGTGCCAATTCTTTTGATTGTTGGCCAACCTTTGAAACAAGGCTCTCACTTCGTCATGTGTTAGATCATCCAAGTTCCCGTTTGAGCCTGCAGTGACTAGTCCCGTGCCCTCATTGTTGAGACCTttgtagaatttcaaaaggtcatgccccggagctagACCATGACTTGGGCATTTCCTTAGCATTTCTGTGAATCTCTTCCAAGCTTCTGCGAAGGACTCATCATATTTCTGTCTGAATGAggtgatctcctctctcaacttctcGATCTTCATTGGAGAATTGTATTCCAAAAGAAACAACGTCTTCAACTCTTGGAATGTTGCAATGTTGTAGCCCGGTAATGAATCATACCATGCTCTTGCTTTCTCCCTCAACGAGAACGGGAATAGTGCCCTCTTAATCCGATGATGATCCACATTTGGAGGTCTATGAGAATTTGTTAGCTCATAAAAGGCATTGAGGTGACTCACCGGATCTTCCTCATCTCGACCATGGAAAAGATTCTCTCCATTCACCAAACTAATGTAGTGGGGTGGAATGTTGACGTTATCATTTGCATAAGCGAACTCCCCCGGGTACTCAATTCCCGACCTAAGAGTGTCGCCAAACCTTCCCACGGGTGGTGGAACCTCATTGTTGTTGTCTGCCATTGATTCTACTTCTGATTCTTGATCTCTTTTTGCACTTAACCCAAGCTGTAAATTACTGCTGATTGGACTCGGATAGTCCGGAAAGATCTCAAATTCTGAACCTCtaacccttcttcttctttgataacagagtagTCCGAACGGTGGTGTACCCTGTGACCTTGTGTGcattcactatttttttttattattacctacacaacagaaaatacaccacacacaaacacaatatatttcctaataccgaaagcgagacctctcgacaacttcggggtaagtaCTATAAAACGTGTGTGCTTAAGTGAAAAACTAAACTACCTAAACTAAGAGTTAAAAGATGTCACCTAGAAAATatactccttcgtcttcaagtccagACGTGGTAGATGACTATCACCTCCAAGGACACGAAATGAGTACctacaaaaataaaagaaagatcaaataaaataaaacagaacacaaactagaaaataaacaatctattgccttccccggcaacggcgccaaaacttgatgtgtaattttcgagttcaAATATCAAGTGCAagatcacacaagtttaataaaaataactctaatattacaacgatACTTCAAGAATACAGCATCGaatgtagtacttcgagtgtcgatccacagggaaggcaaagattatttaattctaaaGCTAACAAAactcataataaaaaatactttGGTTTGAAGATTTTGATCTCTAGATTATGCAAAAACAAATAGACGAACTAAAACAAGTAAGATGATTTAAGAGAAGAACATGTTACTCCAAACACTCATGGATAAAACAATGATTTATTCTTATATCCAACTTTATCTTATGACTTACGGGACTATGAAATCAATTCTCGATGCTAGCACTGAACATGCTTGACATACAAAAGTTCAAGAATAGTTGAACACATATTCAAAAAACTTATCTTCGTTAATCTAGGAATCCTACGGATGCGCGAGAATCAGAGATCAACTACTATTAGCACATGAAATCCATtatcaaattatcatttgaacaaATCTAATTGATAATTAATTACCACAATGTTCCAACTTAttcaaagttaaagagacattcaAATAAGCCTAAAGATCTACTACAAAAGGTGCACCAAAAGTAATAGATTCAAACACTAAAATTGTGGTAAAAACGATCATAAGATAAAGAAGAACATAACATAAATCACATGAACAAATTATCCAATTATATGTTTGGAGCAACACAAGATTTTTAGCCAAGCATAATTAAACTAGGATCAATTGACAATGGAAGAAGAACACTTTGATTCATGGAGTAAGTCTGAAGAATTAACAATTCTTCTCCCAAAAAAACGtcactttctctctcaattttttaatcaattcCTGTCTCCCTCTTGTCACCTCCTTCCCCAGCTTTTCACCCGTCCCCTCCTTTCTTCTACagccttttttccttttttcctctCACGTCACTTCCCCCCTTTCTCTATTCTTTCTCCAATATCTTCTCTCTCCCCTCGAAACCGTCACTTCTCTCTCCAGATTTGTCATCTTTTTCTTCTCACAAACCGCCCACGAAACTGCAATTTTGCAGTTAGAACGAattacccggccgggtagaattTTACAACTGaaaaatcacccggtcgggtgatagAAATTCGACCCTTGCTGACTCTCACACCTTCTGAAtctcacccggccgggtagaatattaactccacaaattcacccgaccgggtggccaatttttgGGACTTGCTGGAATTTTTGCacaactttttcaccatccgagcttcattccttGTTTCACCATTCAATCatcttcctacaccataaaacatacttttgcaagcatcaaattgtataaatcatgtaaagttaggggaataaacaTGTTCAGTTTGATTCGCATCAAAACTTCAAGAAAATTTGTTGTTCtatctatgcattatttaatcTATAGCACAACATGATAGGAATGGGAATGAGATGATTATCTATAGCCGTCCAAATCCTAGTCcttaaaatcaaatattttggctGAAATTTGGTACATTTCCTATGAATTTGAAACTTCTTTGTTTGGCTCGAAGCTAGTGCCTATCGGTTCTAGTGTTCTTGTTAATTTCTGCTTTGTTCGAACTGCGGTTGGGTTTACATCTTGCTTGAGATTTTAAGTTCCCGAGCCTCGTCGATTTTTGGGCCTTTGGTCTTGTTCTTGCTCGGTTGCTGGTTACTTATTGGTTACGCCGTTGTCGGAAAAGATACAAAACTACAATTAAACTCATAATCTGCTAATTTAACACCTGTGAATAATGATAATAACGTACGTTGGAAACGATTTGATTAATTGTTACACGTAGTATTAATCCTTAATTACTACTgttaactaatactccctcaattcctttatagttgagtcatttttccattttgagaagttcgctcatagttgagtcatttcctatatagtagtaacttttttctctttcttactttactctcttactttattctttctactttattctctctacttttttccctctCCTAATTTTTCATCTaattatttaacacactcaatatttctttcttaaactccgtgccgaaaagttttgcaTCAACTATAAAcaaacggaggaagtactagtACTCCTTTACGTCGTACTCACTTTATTTTGTCTGTACTTATAAAGAtgcttcattttttaaaaatgaaatcattattatcattcttttattttctctactgaaatttattttttaaagatgcACAATTTTATAATgcataatagtattattatttctGAATTTACattaacatataaaataaatttacataaaaaatcaTGTGTCGTTCAAGCAATAGTAATTAGTGGAGTAACTAATTAGGAGTTAATACGGAGGGCATAATCTATTATGAGcaaattacatttaaatttattttttaaagatgcACAATTTTATAATgcataatagtattattatttctGAATTTACattaacatataaaataaatttacataaaaaatcaTGTGTCGTTCAAGCAATAGTAATTAGTGGAGTAACTAATTAGGAGTTAATACGGAGGGCATAATCTATTATGAGCAAATTACATTTAAATGGTAACATTATCTAAAGAGTTAAATTTAATGTGACAtcataaaatataaagtatCCAGAAGTGTACTCGTTTATATCGCCCTCCTTCCGTTTTCCTCTCTCACTCTTGTTGTCGATCGATTTTGGCGGATTTCCTCTGCTCTGCTGAAAACGGTATATCTCTCTCTTCGCTACAGCTCTTTCTACTCGATCTGTTATCTCCGGCCACTCTTACTGTTTGCATTTGCAAAACTGATCAGTCACATCAACTTTTCGTTATCTCCTTGCCTGATTGATTGATTTCACAATTGTTGTGATACTTAGATGGCTTCGTCTCTTCTCTCGTTCGCTTCAGCTTCTCCTCTTGCTTTGCTAGATCCTCTCAAGGTAATCATACCTTTACCACTTGTTTCATTTTCTCGGATTTTTCTGCTTTCTCACTCCAGTATATCATGTTCACATCCGTAAATAAGCGGATCGGAGTTTTTggggaaattttgaaattcctCAGTTTAACTCGTTATTTCCGTGATGTTAGCAGGTAAATCCAAGGGTTGGAGGTTCCAATCAGGCAACGTTTTTGGGGAAGAATTTTATCAAGACGAAGGTATACACTAATATATCTCCGAGCATTTTAGCACTCAACTCTAATTGCATGAATTGTTGAAATAGTTGCTAGCGCCAGTCCAACAACTTTATCTATTTCGTTTATCAAGGCTAATGTATATATCTCTGAGCATTTTAGCTCCATAATGCTCAACTCTAATTGCGTGAATTGTTGAAATAGTTGCTTAATAGAGTTTATTATAGAGATATAATAGTTCTCTCATTTTATTTGTGTCGTCTTTCAGTCTTTCACTAGGACAAGCATGGCCGTTGCTGTTGAGGTTTCCAAGTTCAATGAAGTAACAATGGCTCCTCCAGATCCCATTCTTGGAGTTTCTGAAGCGTTCAGAGCAGATACTCATGAAATGAAGCTTAACCTGGGCGTTGGTGCCTATCGGACTGAAGATCTACAGCCGTATGTGCTTGATGTTGTGAAGAAAGTAAGTTGTTTCATCCTCTCTTGTATGATTTTGTACAACAACTGCTTTATTTCTGAGATACAATGATCGCATAGCATATTTAATTTGTTGAGAAATTACTAATGTTATTTCTCATAAAAAAATTGTAGGCAGAAAATCTTATGCTGGAAAGGGGAGAGAACAAAGAGGTACATAATTTTTTACTCCACAAGTTCTGTGATTCATCACTTATGCTTATAATATGCATCACAATGTGCAGTACCTACCAATCGAAGGTTTGGATGCATTCAACAAGGCTATGGCTGAACTATTATTTGGAGCAGAAAGCACTGTTCTACAGCAACAAAGAGTAAGGCATGAAGTCCTATTCTTGTGACTAAGAATTAAATATCTCTAATTGGCCAAGTTGAAGTGAATATAATCATATAATTTTCTTAAGGACCAACCATAACTGtatgaaaattataattttttttgtcacaTGTTGCCACTGCACAGGGTCTTTCGGGAACTAGCTCTCTGCGGCTTGCTGCAGTGCTCATAGAGAGATATTTTCCTGGCGCTAAAGTTATGATATCAGCTCCAACCTGGGGTACTTATTAAAGTTCTAATGAACTTTCCTGGATAAAATTTTTACGTCTTTCTTCTGACTTGCAACGTCTCTACAGGGAATCACAAGAACATTTTCAACGATGCTGGAGTTCCATGGTCTGAGTATCGCTATTATGATCCTAAAACTGTTGGTTTGGATTTTGATGGGATGATATCGGACATAAACGTTGTGAAATCGTATTGATACCACCATCTCTTTAGAATTATAGTACTCATTAGTCAAGATTGTGCTCTTTTTACTCACTAATCAAGAGAAATAATATAGGCCAAAGTTTTATGCAATTCATCCTATAACTTTTGGGTACAACCTCATGTATTTCAGGCAGCTCCAGCAGGATCCTTTGTGTTACTTCATGGCTGTGCACACAACCCAACTGGTATTGACCCCGCTCCAGAGCAGTGGGAAGTAATAGCTGATGTCATTCAGTAAAAAAACCGTATTCCATTCTTTGATGTTGCCTACCAGGTGCATGCTCAAATTCACGTATATGTTAGCTTCATGAATATGTGaaagtgtgtgtgtttgtaAGCGTTCACAATGTGAGTATGTCTTGTATGGTCTATGGTGATTCATTTGCGTCAAACTTTAATACTGGTTGATTTCACATCTTTGACAGCATTCTGTGAAAAAAAAAGTATGATAGTATATGTAGGTTATCAATATATTCTTTATATGGGACTATCAATTTCGATGTAGGGGTTTGCAAGTGGGAGTCTTGATGAAGATGCATCATCAGTGAGATTATTTGCCGACCGTGGAATGGAGCTTCTTGTAGCTCAGTCTTACAGTAAAAATTTGGGTCTATATTCAGAAAGGATTGGAGCAATGAATGTTGTCTGCTCATCATCTGAAGTAGCACAAAGGTATGTCATTTGTATTGTATTGGTTCTCTCAGCATTTTTATTCATTGCACTTGTATTGCATCTTTCCATATGTTGGGGAACCGCTATTGGGATATGCATCACACTGTAATGGTGAAATTGTTAAATAGTACTAGGCATGTATTAGATGTCATGTTTACTGTTTGTCAAAGACGCTTATGTATGCTCACAGCTGATGCAATGTACATCATCTAACAAGATAATACTGAAATTGAGTAGATCTTTTGCGGGACAAAATTTGGTCTCTTTAGTTTCCCATGGAGGTTTTCCTTTAAGAGTGTATTATTATGTTCAATTTCTAACTTAAGCTTTGGATGTTGCTAAGAGTGACTTGTGTGCAACTGCAGGGTAAAAAGCCAGTTAAAAAGGATCGCACGACCAATGTACTCAATTCCTCCAATACATGGAGCCAGGATTGTTGCTAATGTTGTGGGGAGCCCAGATCTCCTCAAGGAATGGAAAGAGGAGATGGCATTAATGGCCGGAAGGATAAAGACCGTGCTGAAGAAACTATACAATAGCATCACTTCGAAGGAAAAAACTTCGAAGGACTGGTCCTTCATTCTCAAACAGATCGGCATGTTCTCATTTACAGGCTTGAACAAAGCTCAGGTACACAACCTATGTATGTTTAGAATGCTCAATTCAAAGGCACATCTTGTTCTGATATTTCTACCTTTTTGTCGAACCAGAGTGAAAACATGACCAGCAAGTGGCACGCATACATGACCGAGGACGGAAGGATATCCTTAGCCGGATTGTCTGCCGCCAAGTGCGACTACCTTGTCGATGCCATTATTGATTCATACCATAATGTCAGCTGAAAGGAGGTAACCATTTCAATAAAAATTCTCTAAACATTGTGTTTTTGTTCCTATAAGAAAGGTTTCAAATATCATTTCTTGTTATGCAATACTTGATTTTGAATTTATAATGAAGGTCTTAGTCAATCAATAGCAATTGATGTGTCACATGTGACCATATTTATTTTACAGGTCTAAACCTTATACTCCCTATAATGTGTCAATTTTTTCCGGCGGGTCATTCCGACTATAATTAAAGTGTGACACAGTTAATCCTATATGTGTGTCATACTTAATTTTACATGGTCATGAAATTGGattcttttctttatttattcattttggtGTTGTTCAGTTGCTATGATTTATTATCATATGATTACCCATCTAAACTTAAGTagtgagattattttttatcggAAGGAGTGACTATGACTTATTATCATATGATTTTCCATTTAGGATTAAATTTAAGATTTTATAATTGGATTAAGTGAATGTAACTCATTATTACATGATTATCTATTCATGATTAATTTGTGAGATCCAATCGAGAATAGTTCGACCCGTTCATGTAACGTAAAAGTGCAATATTTGGGGTGAATCTTTCACCAGAGATGATTATGGTGAAATTGATTTTGAAGTAATGCTTTAAGGTTTTCTGGAGATGAATGTGCTCAGTGTGATTATCTAAATGATGGTTATTCACTTATTTGCTTCTAACGTACGTAGTCAAACTTTTGTCAAATTCTAATTTTGTATACTGTCATTAAAATccgtttaaataattaaattattgatttccaaattaaattattgatttCTTCTGATTTTGCAGGCAATGTAGGTTTTGCTTTACTATTTCGTCAATAtatctttatttaataaatgGTACTATTATCTAATGTTATATGgtatattgataaaatattattatctataaaatcacaaaaaatgTCTACATGGAGGGGAAAACTTGTAGGTtagagaaatgaaaataaaataattagtacGTAATTAATACTTGCTCAATTTATTCTTGTTTTGTTTGctcaaatattattattatataataaagtATTCTCTTCCCAAACCAAATTACAAAAGAAAAACTTGTAGTGGTATTGTTTTGGTCTATTCTTATCAATGTACTAATATAAAAACAACCTCGTATAAGTCTCGTCAAAATCTAAATTTTTTACTAGCTAGCACCAaaatcaaagtataactaaaatcaaaagtttcataaatagttcaagcccaaaagtgactagaACTAAACAATCAAAGTTCAAGTCTTAAAATGACTTAAACTAAACAATCAAAGTTCAAGTCCAAAAATGACTTAAACTCAACAATTGAACTAGAACATGAAATAACCTAACAAATATTACTAGCAAAAACACCAACAAAACCTTACTATACTAAAAACTCAAACATAGAAGTATATTAGTTGATCAAACTCTTGCTGCAAATGCTCATGAGTTCTCGAGCAACTTCATCGATCTCTCCATCGCCCATCAAGGCGAGCCTCGCCTTAACCTCGTCCACCTTCGCCCTCACACCATCTTCCACCACGACACGATTGATCACCGCAGCAACTGTCTCAGCATTCGGCCTTCCATCTCCGTTTCTCAGCACCTCCTCCCCCGCACCAACCTCTTCGACCAGCCTAGCGT is a window encoding:
- the LOC121771868 gene encoding uncharacterized protein LOC121771868, with protein sequence MADNNNEVPPPVGRFGDTLRSGIEYPGEFAYANDNVNIPPHYISLVNGENLFHGRDEEDPVSHLNAFYELTNSHRPPNVDHHRIKRALFPFSLREKARAWYDSLPGYNIATFQELKTLFLLEYNSPMKIEKLREEITSFRQKYDESFAEAWKRFTEMLRKCPSHGLAPGHDLLKFYKGLNNEGTGLVTAGSNGNLDDLTHDEVRALFQRLANNQKNWHNPRRAAEKVGDTFGATKDGERVTPIEAQLADISTQMSSMTKAVKSHQLTPQPQAVTVMKCGLCQGGHHTDQCPSLQGPPVEDVNYIGNNRQGFNQGNQYNNQQNWRPQQATWNQAGPSNSSGNQWRNNTQPPGYEKKPSVEDQLGQILSFMTKSQKENENFKDKTVEKFGQIDATMRNLETQIGQLATASHTRIPNTIPSNTVPNPRGNEQCKVVTLRSGRELDSTPLMDGQEKGKKIVEMKSKRQMRTSPALDPKSKFNFPDHIPPPPYPPKRKKRAPKEKSFEWMMNVIRKINVDVSLVDLFTNFPKFSKFFKDMMANKEKL